From the genome of Adlercreutzia equolifaciens DSM 19450:
ACGTCTACATCCAGCAGCTGGTACTCGACTAGCGCTTTCTCCTATTTGCCCAGATGGGAGCCGAGTCGGTATAATGGCGCAGATGACGTAGCGCAAGGAGGGAATGTGGGCATCGGAGAACAGGGGTCGCCGAAGGACCGCGCGACGGACAGTGCGGCGGCTGGTAAGGAGCGCCGGCCGGCCGTGCTGCGCAATTTCGACATTTCCTACATCGGGGTGTGCGCGCCGCAGATATGGATCTACTGCATCGCCCATCGCAGCGACGGGGCCCTCGGCGAGGTCGCGTTGGGCGTGCCTTTGTATTTGGCCCTTTCGGCGACGATGGCCGTCGTTATGATGCTGGTGCTGAGGGGGTGCGTGCCGAGTCTCCGGCGCCTCGCGTGGCCCTTGGCCGTTGTGCAGGGGCTTGCCAGCGTCGCTTTGGTGGTGCCGCTGCTCCCAGCATCACCCTCAGCTTCGATCTTTTATGCGGTCGCCGCCGCGCTCGCGGGCGCGGGCGTCGCGTGGCTCTATCTGCAATGGGCGCCGTTCTTCGCCAGCTTGGGAGCCAAAGATGTCATCGCCTGCGTGTTCATCGCCATGGCGGTAGGTTCCGCGTTGAAGGTGCCCCTCGATATGCTGCCGGCTCCCGCTGCGGCCATCGTGCTGGCGCTGCTTCCGGCCGTCTCGGTGGCCCTCGCGCGCCGCGCCGATGCCCACCCCGTGCCCGCAGGGCGCGCGCCGCGCATGTTCCACGAGGTGAATCCCACGGCGATTCCCTGGAAGATTCTCTTCGGCGTGGCCGTCTACAGCTTTGCCATCGGGGCCGTGAAGGGTGTCCCCGTGCAATCCGACCCCGTGCCCTTCGTGGCGCTCACCGTTGTGCACCACGGCGTCGAGATCGTTCTTGCCGCAGCCATGCTGTGGTGGGTGCTCGTGCGCGGGCGGCTCATTAACTTCTCGGGGCTGTGGCGCGCCGTGCTGCTGTTCACGGCGGCGGCGCTGTTCTTTTTGCCCGTGGCCGGCCCCGCGGCCGTGCCCTGGTTGCTTCTCGGCGCCGGTATCGCCCAAACCCTCGTGGTCATGCTGCTGTGGGCCATGCTCGCCGATGTGGCCCACCATTCCACGGCCTCGCCCCTCGTGATCTTCGCCTCGGGATGGCTCGCCTACTCGCTACCCTTGGCCCTGGGCGAGACGGCGGGCGTGCTCCTCGGGCAGTTGGAATCTCCCGCGATCGCCGTGGCGATGCTGGCCTATGTCGTCACGGTGACGGTGGTGCTGGCCTTGAACGACAGCGCCTTCGCGCAGCGGCGCATCTTCGCCGATCTGGACGTCGCCGCTCCGGTGCCTGCGGTCTTCGAAAGTTTGGATGCGGGCTGCGAGCGCCTCGGCGCCGAGGGCGGTCTCACGGTGCGCGAGGTGGAGGTGCTCCAGATGCTCGTGAAGGGCCGTTCCAAATCTTATATCGCCGAGACGCTGTTCATTTCCGAGAACACCGTGCGATCCCATTCGAAGCACATCTACCAGAAGCTCGGCGTTCACTCCAAGCAAGAGGTGCTCGACTTGCTCGGTCTTGGCGACTGAGATGCCGCCCCGCATCGTCCCCCCGGCCGCCACGGTGCGGCCTTTTTCTTCGACAACGCTTTCAGGTTTTGCCCGTATTCTCAATGACCTGGGGAAACGTCCGTATCACCCCCTTCGTGTCATAGGGGTTCTCCGCGAAAACACACCGTTCGTGTACTAGTCCGCCCGCCGGGCCGGGCCCTAGGATGGCCTCATCGGCGGCGAGCAGACGGCTCAACCGCCCAAGGACATAGGGAGACCCGAGGAGGACACCATGAGCACTATGATTCAGAACCCCAACGAGATCGAGGCCTTCACGCGTCGTCAGCGCGCCCTCGCCCGTATCCATCGCAACATCGCGGAGAAGTTCCAGCTGAACCGCCGCCAGTTCATCAGCGGCAGCCTCGCCACCATGGCGCTCGCCGCGCTCGGTCTTTCCGGTTGCGCGCCGAAGACCCCGGCGGCCTCCACGGGCGATGCCGCGCCGGCCTTCACTCCCGGCACCTACGAGGCGACCGCTCAGGGCCGCAACGGCGAGATCAAAGTGTCGGTGACCTTCGAGGCCGACCGCATCGCCTCCATCGAGGCCGACCACATGGAGAGCCGCAACATCGGCGATGCCGCCGTGCGCCTTCTGACCGACAACTACCTGGACACCCAGAAGCTCTCCGTCGATACCGTGACCGGCGCCACCCTCACCTCCATGGCCTTCGCCACGGCCGTGGCCGAGTGCGCCGAGGCCGCGGGCGCCGACATGCGCGCCATCATGAAGGGCGACGCCTCCGTGAACGCTGCTGAGCCCATAAGCGATGAGGCAGACGTGGTCGTCATCGGCTCCGGCGGCGCGGCCCTGGCCGCCGCCGTGACGGCCGCCGAGGCGGGCAAGTCCGTCGTCATGCTTGAGAAGATGGACATCTACGGTGGCAACACCAACGCCGGCGAGGGCACGCTGAACGCGCCGGACCCGGAGCGCCAGGAGCCCATGGGCATCGAGGACTCGCCGGACTTCTACTACACCCAGACCTTCGAGGGCGGCGACTCGGCGGGCGACCCGGCCCTCGTGCGCATCCTCGCCGACAACGCGCTGGACGCCGTGCACTGGATGGAAGACCACGGCCTTGTCTACGAGAAGGAGGTCTTCACGGCCATCGGCGGTCTGTGGCAGCGCGGGCACGCGGTCGAGGTCGAGCGCAAGGGCGAGCAGGGCGGCAGCTACTACGTCTCCTGCCTGATGGACGCCGCCCAGGCCACGGGCAACTTCACCCTGTACACCGATGCGAAGATCGAAGAGCTCATCGTGGAAGGCGGCGCGGTCGTAGGCGTGCGCGGCACCCGTCCGTCCTCCGGCGAGGCCGTGGAAGTGCGCGGAAAGTCCGTGGTGCTCGCCACGGGCGGCTACTCCCGCAATGCCGAGCTGGCCATGCAGTACGACAAGCGCGTGACTGAATCCATGCCCTCTTCCAACGTGTGTTCCTCCACCGGCGACGGCCTGGCTTTGGCCGAGGCCGCCGGCGCGGGGCTGCGCAACATGGAGCTCGTGCAGATTCACCCCTTGGGCGACCCGCAGAACGGCGGCGTGGCCACCTTCGTGGGCAACTGGCTGGGTGTGGAGGACTACGTGATGGTCAACGACGATGCCGTCCGCTTCGTCCGCGAGGACGAGCGCCGCGACACCATCGCCGATGCCATCCTGGAGCAGCCGAACGACGAGATGTGGCTTCTGGTGGATTCCACGAACATCAAGGACGACCGCTTGGAGGAGATCGCCGACTTGGTGGCGAAGGGCCACAGCTTCAAGGCCGACACCATCGAGGACTTGGCGACCCAGATCGGCGTGGATCCCTCGACGCTCGCCGAGACCATCGAGGGCTACAACGCCTGCGTGGCCGCCGGCAAGGACACGCAGATCGCGCCCGGCAAGGAGCTTTTGGGCGATGCGGTGTCCGATCCCTCCTTCTACGCCTCCAAGCGCATCCCGACCATCCACTACACCATGGGCGGCGTGTGCATCAGCCCCGAGGCGCAGGTGCTCACCGCTGCGGGCGAGGTCATCCCCGGCCTGTTCGCCGCCGGCGAGGTGACCGGCGGCGTGCAGGGGGCCAACCGCCTGGGCGGCAACTCCTACACCGATCTGATCGTGTTCGGCCGCATCGCCGGCGCCTCGGCCGCCGCTGCCGCCTAAGATCCCTGCGCCCCTCCTCTTTTGAGCCCCGCGACGCCTCCCTCCCTCCGTCGCGGGGCCCGCTGTCGTTCATCGGCGGTTTCTGTGGGTTTGGAAGGCGGCGCGATGATGAGGGCGCGCGGTGCGCTACACTTATGCGTTATGATTAGCATTCCCTACATCATCTGCTCGGTGCTGAGCTTCATTCCGGCCCTCGTGCTGCATGAGGTGGCCCACGGCTTTGCGGCCTACAAGCTGGGCGACCCCACGGCTAAGCGCTCCGGACGCCTTTCGCTGAACCCGCTCAAGCACATCGACCCCTTCGGCACGGTCATTCTGCCGCTTCTGCTCATGGTCATGGGCTGGCCAGTGTTCGGCTACGCGAAGCCCGTGCCCTACAATCCGCGCTACTTCAAGGATCCGCGCCGCGACGATGTCATTGTGGGTTTGGCCGGGCCTTCCGCCAACCTCGCCATGGCCGCGCTGGCCGCTGCAGTGGCGTGGGGCTGCTCGGGGCTCGTCAGCAACCCCACCTTCGCCAACAACGAGCTGTTCGCTTACTTCTACGTGATGTTCCTGCCCACGTTCGCTCTCGTCAACCTGTACCTTATGTTCTTCAACCTGCTGCCCATCCCGCCTTTGGACGGCTCTTCCATCTTCGCCATCCTGCTGCCGCCGAAGTACCTGCCGAAGTACTACCAGATCCAGCAGTACGCCTTCCCCGTGTTCATGATCGCCATCGTGGTGCTGCCCTACGTGTTCAACTTCAACCCGTTCTCGTGGTA
Proteins encoded in this window:
- a CDS encoding site-2 protease family protein, giving the protein MISIPYIICSVLSFIPALVLHEVAHGFAAYKLGDPTAKRSGRLSLNPLKHIDPFGTVILPLLLMVMGWPVFGYAKPVPYNPRYFKDPRRDDVIVGLAGPSANLAMAALAAAVAWGCSGLVSNPTFANNELFAYFYVMFLPTFALVNLYLMFFNLLPIPPLDGSSIFAILLPPKYLPKYYQIQQYAFPVFMIAIVVLPYVFNFNPFSWYLGVTAGNLFDLMFPPFFS
- a CDS encoding helix-turn-helix transcriptional regulator, whose protein sequence is MGIGEQGSPKDRATDSAAAGKERRPAVLRNFDISYIGVCAPQIWIYCIAHRSDGALGEVALGVPLYLALSATMAVVMMLVLRGCVPSLRRLAWPLAVVQGLASVALVVPLLPASPSASIFYAVAAALAGAGVAWLYLQWAPFFASLGAKDVIACVFIAMAVGSALKVPLDMLPAPAAAIVLALLPAVSVALARRADAHPVPAGRAPRMFHEVNPTAIPWKILFGVAVYSFAIGAVKGVPVQSDPVPFVALTVVHHGVEIVLAAAMLWWVLVRGRLINFSGLWRAVLLFTAAALFFLPVAGPAAVPWLLLGAGIAQTLVVMLLWAMLADVAHHSTASPLVIFASGWLAYSLPLALGETAGVLLGQLESPAIAVAMLAYVVTVTVVLALNDSAFAQRRIFADLDVAAPVPAVFESLDAGCERLGAEGGLTVREVEVLQMLVKGRSKSYIAETLFISENTVRSHSKHIYQKLGVHSKQEVLDLLGLGD
- a CDS encoding flavocytochrome c, which codes for MSTMIQNPNEIEAFTRRQRALARIHRNIAEKFQLNRRQFISGSLATMALAALGLSGCAPKTPAASTGDAAPAFTPGTYEATAQGRNGEIKVSVTFEADRIASIEADHMESRNIGDAAVRLLTDNYLDTQKLSVDTVTGATLTSMAFATAVAECAEAAGADMRAIMKGDASVNAAEPISDEADVVVIGSGGAALAAAVTAAEAGKSVVMLEKMDIYGGNTNAGEGTLNAPDPERQEPMGIEDSPDFYYTQTFEGGDSAGDPALVRILADNALDAVHWMEDHGLVYEKEVFTAIGGLWQRGHAVEVERKGEQGGSYYVSCLMDAAQATGNFTLYTDAKIEELIVEGGAVVGVRGTRPSSGEAVEVRGKSVVLATGGYSRNAELAMQYDKRVTESMPSSNVCSSTGDGLALAEAAGAGLRNMELVQIHPLGDPQNGGVATFVGNWLGVEDYVMVNDDAVRFVREDERRDTIADAILEQPNDEMWLLVDSTNIKDDRLEEIADLVAKGHSFKADTIEDLATQIGVDPSTLAETIEGYNACVAAGKDTQIAPGKELLGDAVSDPSFYASKRIPTIHYTMGGVCISPEAQVLTAAGEVIPGLFAAGEVTGGVQGANRLGGNSYTDLIVFGRIAGASAAAAA